GCCCGGCCGGTCAGCTCGGTCATCGGCACCCGGTGCGACTCACCGGCGAAGCGCAGCTCGATGCCCTCGTGCCGCAGTCCCTCCCGGCGTAGCCGCTCGCCGAGACCGGTGCGGCAGAGCAGGTCGACCGAGCCCTGTTCGAGGACGCCGGCCCGGACCCGCTGCTCGACGTGGCTGCGGCTGCGGGTCTCCAGCACCACCGAGTCGATGCCCTGCCGGTGCAGCAGGTGCGACAGCATGAGTCCCGCCGGCCCGGCGCCGACGATGCCGACCTGGGTACGCATCTGCGACCTCCTCGTTCCCCGTGCGGCCCCGGTCCAGACGGGAGTGTGCGGGGTCCTCCCGGGAGGCTGCGGGCTGCGCCCGACGGGTGTCCGGCGGTGTTCGCTGACCGAACGGCTGTTCTCCCTATGAACGTTGGCACGCGGTCCGGCCGCCGTCAACGCGTTGACGTATGTCGCTGTCCGTCGTACGTTCGACATGAGTACGGCGGTCCGCATGGCGCACAGCCGGCGGTGCCCGGTTCGCGGCAGGCGGGGGAGGCTGATGGCGCGGCTCGTCTCGCTCGCCGACGGCGTGGCGGAGCTGGTCCGCGACGGCGACACGGTGGCGCTGGAGGGGTTCACCCACCTCATCCCGTTCGCCGCCGGTCACGAGGTCATCCGCCAGCGACGGCGGGAACTCACCCTGGTCCGGATGACCCCCGACGTGGTCTACGACCAGCTCATCGGGGCCGGGTGCGCCCGTCGCCTGGTCTTCTCCTGGGGCGGCAACCCGGGGGTGGGCTCGCTGCACCGCTTCCGGGACGCCGTGCAGCAGGGCTGGCCGCGCCCGCTGGAGCTGGAGGAGCACAGCCACGCCGGGATGGCGAACCGCTACCTGGCCGGGGCGTCCGGGCTGCCGTTCGCCGTGCTGCGCGGCTACACCGGCACCGACCTGCCCCGGCACACGGCCAACGTCAGCTCCGTCACCTGCCCCTTCACCGGGGAGACCCTCACCGCCGTGGCGGCCCTGCGCCCGGACGTGACGGTGGTGCACGCGCAGCGCGCCGACCGGGCCGGCAACGTGCAGCTCTGGGGCATCACCGGGGTGCAGAAGGAGGCCGTGCTCGCGGCGCACCGGTCGCTGGTCACCGTGGAGGAGATCGTGGACGAGCTGACGCCGGTGCCCGGCCAGGTCGTGCTGCCCGGCTGGGCGGTCACCGCCGTCGCCGAGGTGCCCGGCGGCGCGCACCCCTCCTACGCGCAGGGCTACTCGGTCCGGGACAACGACTTCTACCGGGCGTGGGACGCCGTGAGCCGGCACCGCGACACCTTCCGGGCCTGGCTCGACGAGCACGTGCACCGGGCCGGGGCGGCGACGTGAGCGGGGCGGACGCGACGACGGACTGGACCGCCGACGAGATGATGACCGTCGCCGCCGCCCGGCAACTGCGCGACGGCACCGCCTGTTTCGTCGGGATCGGGTTGCCCAGCACGGCGGCGAACCTCGCCCGGGCGACCCACGCCCCGCACCTGGCGCTGGTCTACGAGTCCGGCTGCCTCGGCGCGAAGCCGGACCGGCTGCCGCTGTCCATCGGCGACGGCATCCTCGCCGACACCGCCGACGCGGTGGTGTCGGTGCCCGAGGTGTTCAACTACTGGCTCCAGCCCGGCCGGATCGACGTCGGCTTCCTCGGCGCGGCGCAGCTCGACCGGTACGGCAACCTCAACACCACCGTCGTCGGCGACTACGACGCCCCCCGGGTGCGGCTGCCCGGCGCCGGTGGCGCACCGGAGATCGCCGCCTCCTGCCGTGAGGTGGTGGTGGTCGTCCGGCAGAACCTCCGCACCTTCGTCGAGCGGGTCGACTTCGTCACCTCGGTCGGGTACGGGGCGGGACCGGGCGACCGGGAACGGCTCGGCCTGCGCGGCGGCGGTCCCCGCCTGGTGATCACCGACCTGGGTGTGCTCGAACCCGATCCGGTCAGCCGCGAGCTGACCCTGACCCGGCTGCATCCCGGGGTGACCCGGGAACGGGCCCGGGCGGCCACCGGCTGGGACCTCGCCGTGGCCGAGCCGCTGACCACCGGTGACCCGCCGACGCCGCACGAGCTGGCGGTGCTACGGGCGTTGGCGACGACCACACGGGAGGGACGATGACCGGGGAGGCCGGCGGTGCGCCGGTGCTGCCGGCGTACCGGCGCGACGACGTCGACACCCACCCACCGCTGCTCAGTCCCGGCTACCGGTCGACCGTGACGCGGGCCCCACGGCAGCCGCCGGTCCACCTGCCGCAGCGGCTGACCGAGGTCACCGGGCCGCTGCTGGGTGAGGGACGCCTCGGCGACCTCGACCACGACCTGACCCGCCAGCACGACGGCCCCCCGCAGGGGCAGCGGATCATCGTGCACGGCCGGGTCCGGGACGGCGACGGTCGCCCGGTGCCGCACACGCTGGTCGAGATCTGGCAGGCCAACGCCGCGGGGCGCTACCGCCACGCGAGCGACACCTGGCCGGCCCCGCTGGACCCGCACTTCGACGGGGTGGGCCGGACCCTCACCGACGACCGGGGGCGCTACCGGTTCGTCACCGTGCGGCCCGGCGCGTACCCCTGGCGCAACCACGACAACGCCTGGCGGCCGGCGCACATCCACTTCTCGCTGTTCGGCTGGGCGTTCACCCAACGGCTGGTCACCCAGATGTACTTCCCCGACGACCCGCTCTTCTTCCAGGATCCGGTGCTCCACGCGATCCGCGACCCGGACGCCCGGCAGCGGCTGGTCGCCCGCTACGACCACGCCGGCACGGTGCCGCAGTGGGCGCTGGCGTACGGGTTCGACATCGTGCTGCGGGGCCGGGAGGGCACCCCCTTCGAGGACGGCGACGACGATGAGTGAACGGCTGGGCGTCACCCCGGCACAGACGGTGGGGCCGTACCTGAGCATCGGTCTGCACTGGCCCGACGGCCCGTACGTCGTCCCCGAGGGCACCCCGGGGGCGTTCTGGATCCGGGGCCGGATCCTCGACGGCACCGGAACACCGGTGGTCGACGCGCTCGTGGAGAGCTGGCAGGCCGACCCGGACGGCCGGTTCGACCATCCGGACGACCCGCGCGGGGCCTGGCCGCCCGCGCTCGCGGGATTCCGGGGGTTCGGCCGCAGCGAGACCGACGAGCGGGGGCGGTACCGGCTGCTGACCGTCCGACCGGGGGCACTGCCCGCCCCGGACGGCGGCACCGAGGCCCCGCACCTCAACCTGTCGATCCTCGGCCGGGGGCTGCTGCACCGCCTGGTCACCCGGCTCTACTTCCCCGACGAGCCGGCGGCCAACGCCGTCGACCCGGTGCTGCGCGGTCTCGACGCCGACCGGCGGGCCACCCTGCTGGCCACCACCGCGTCGGACGGGTTCCGCTTCGACATCCGTCTCCAGGGTGACCGTGAGACCGTCTTCTTCGCCGTCTGACGGCCTGCTCTCCGGCCTCTCCGGTACCCCGGACGTGGACGCCGAACTCGGCGACCCGGCCCTGTTGCGGGCGCTGCTGGACGGGGAGGCGGCGCTGGCCAGGGCCGGGGCGGACGCCGGTGTGCTGCCCGGGTCGGCTGCCGACGCGATCGTCGCCCGGTGCCGCCCCGAGCGGTACGACCCGGTGGCCCTCGGCCGGGCCGCCGACGCCGCCGGGAATCCGGTCGTCCCGCTGGTGCGGGAGTTGACCGCCGCCGTGCCCGCCCCGGCCCGGCCGTGGGTGCACCTCGGGGCGACCAGCCAGGACATCCTGGACACCGCGCTGAGCCTGGTGGCGGTGCGGGCGCTCGGTCCGCTGCTGCGCCACCTGGACGCCGCCGTCGACGCCGCCGCCCGGCTCGCCGCCACCCACCGGGACACCGTGCTGGTCGGCCGGACCCTCGGGCAGCAGGCGGCACCCACCACCTTCGGGCTCAAGGCCGCCGGGTGGTCGACCGGCCTGGCGCAGGCCCGGGACCGGCTCCGGCAGGCGGGTGCCGGGCAGCCCGCCCAGCTCGGCGGCGCGGTCGGCACCCTGGCCGCCCTCGGCCCGGCCGGTCCGCGGGTCGCCGAGCGGTTCGCGGCCCGGCTGGGGCTGCCCGCGAGCCCGCTGCCCTGGCACACCTGCCGGCAGCCCCGCCTCGACCTGACCGCCGCCCTCGGTGCGGCACTCGCGGCGACCGGCAAGGTCGCGCTCGACGTGGGGCTGCTCGCCCAGACCGAGATCGGCGAGGTCGCCGAGGGGGGCACCGGCCGGGGCGGCTCCTCGGCCATGCCGCACAAGCGCAACCCGGTGGACTCGATCCTGATCGGGGCCGCGGCGCGCCGCGGCCCCGGCCTGGTCGCCACCCTGTTCGGCGCGGTCGTACAGGAACACGAGCGGTCCGCCGGCGGCTGGCACGCCGAGTGGGAGCCGCTGTGCGAGCTGCTGCACCTGGCCGGCGGTGCCGCCGGCCGGTGCGCCCGGCTGCTGGCCGGCTTGCAGGTCCGCCCGGAACGGATGCGGGCGAATCTCGACGCGACCGGCGGGCTCGTGCTCGCCGAGGCCGTCGCCGCCCGGCTGGCCCCCGCCGTCGGGCGCAGCGCCGCGCACGACCTGGTCACCCGCGCCGCCGCCGCACCCTCGTTCCGGGCCGCGCTGCTCGCCGACCCCGAGATCCGCGCCCACCTGTCCGAGGCGCAGCTCGACGAGGCGCTCGACCCGCACCGGTGGCTCGGGTCGGCCGGCCCGCTCGTCGACCGGGCGCTGGCCGCCGTCCGGGGCGCGGGCCGGTGACCTCCCGGCTGCACCTCACCGTCGACGGTCCGGCCGCCGCGCCGGTGCTGCTGCTCGGCAGTTCCCTCGGCACCACCGCAGCGATGTGGGAACCCCAGGTCCCGGTGCTCGCCGAGCGGTTCCGGGTCATCCGGTACGACCACCTGGGTCACGGCCGCTCGGCGGTGCCGGACGGGCCGTACACCCTGGACCTGCTGGGCCGGGAGGTGCTGCGGACGCTGGACG
Above is a window of Micromonospora rifamycinica DNA encoding:
- a CDS encoding CoA transferase subunit A; the protein is MARLVSLADGVAELVRDGDTVALEGFTHLIPFAAGHEVIRQRRRELTLVRMTPDVVYDQLIGAGCARRLVFSWGGNPGVGSLHRFRDAVQQGWPRPLELEEHSHAGMANRYLAGASGLPFAVLRGYTGTDLPRHTANVSSVTCPFTGETLTAVAALRPDVTVVHAQRADRAGNVQLWGITGVQKEAVLAAHRSLVTVEEIVDELTPVPGQVVLPGWAVTAVAEVPGGAHPSYAQGYSVRDNDFYRAWDAVSRHRDTFRAWLDEHVHRAGAAT
- a CDS encoding CoA-transferase subunit beta, which codes for MSGADATTDWTADEMMTVAAARQLRDGTACFVGIGLPSTAANLARATHAPHLALVYESGCLGAKPDRLPLSIGDGILADTADAVVSVPEVFNYWLQPGRIDVGFLGAAQLDRYGNLNTTVVGDYDAPRVRLPGAGGAPEIAASCREVVVVVRQNLRTFVERVDFVTSVGYGAGPGDRERLGLRGGGPRLVITDLGVLEPDPVSRELTLTRLHPGVTRERARAATGWDLAVAEPLTTGDPPTPHELAVLRALATTTREGR
- the pcaH gene encoding protocatechuate 3,4-dioxygenase subunit beta — its product is MTGEAGGAPVLPAYRRDDVDTHPPLLSPGYRSTVTRAPRQPPVHLPQRLTEVTGPLLGEGRLGDLDHDLTRQHDGPPQGQRIIVHGRVRDGDGRPVPHTLVEIWQANAAGRYRHASDTWPAPLDPHFDGVGRTLTDDRGRYRFVTVRPGAYPWRNHDNAWRPAHIHFSLFGWAFTQRLVTQMYFPDDPLFFQDPVLHAIRDPDARQRLVARYDHAGTVPQWALAYGFDIVLRGREGTPFEDGDDDE
- the pcaG gene encoding protocatechuate 3,4-dioxygenase subunit alpha, whose amino-acid sequence is MSERLGVTPAQTVGPYLSIGLHWPDGPYVVPEGTPGAFWIRGRILDGTGTPVVDALVESWQADPDGRFDHPDDPRGAWPPALAGFRGFGRSETDERGRYRLLTVRPGALPAPDGGTEAPHLNLSILGRGLLHRLVTRLYFPDEPAANAVDPVLRGLDADRRATLLATTASDGFRFDIRLQGDRETVFFAV
- the pcaB gene encoding 3-carboxy-cis,cis-muconate cycloisomerase codes for the protein MTVRPSSSPSDGLLSGLSGTPDVDAELGDPALLRALLDGEAALARAGADAGVLPGSAADAIVARCRPERYDPVALGRAADAAGNPVVPLVRELTAAVPAPARPWVHLGATSQDILDTALSLVAVRALGPLLRHLDAAVDAAARLAATHRDTVLVGRTLGQQAAPTTFGLKAAGWSTGLAQARDRLRQAGAGQPAQLGGAVGTLAALGPAGPRVAERFAARLGLPASPLPWHTCRQPRLDLTAALGAALAATGKVALDVGLLAQTEIGEVAEGGTGRGGSSAMPHKRNPVDSILIGAAARRGPGLVATLFGAVVQEHERSAGGWHAEWEPLCELLHLAGGAAGRCARLLAGLQVRPERMRANLDATGGLVLAEAVAARLAPAVGRSAAHDLVTRAAAAPSFRAALLADPEIRAHLSEAQLDEALDPHRWLGSAGPLVDRALAAVRGAGR